In one window of Streptomyces sp. NBC_01224 DNA:
- a CDS encoding IS481 family transposase, producing the protein MPHRNAPLTETGRLRLARCVVEDGWPLRRAAERFQVSPTTAQRWAGRYRELGEAGMTDRSSRPHHSPRRTPTRTERRIIKVRVLRRWGPARIAYLLGLSPATVHRALTRYGLARLTHLDRATGRVIRRYERERPGELVHVDIKKLGIIPDGGGHKTLGRQAGRKTRSGVGYSYLHNAVDDHSRLAYSEILSDEKKETAVGFWQRAHAFFAQAGITVERVLTDNGACHKSHLWRNSLAGQGISHKRTRPYRPQTNGKVERFNRTLLDEWAYAKAYRSEAERRDAYPAWLHTYNHHRGHTALKGRPPASRVPNLTGQYT; encoded by the coding sequence ATGCCTCACCGTAATGCACCCCTGACCGAGACCGGCCGCCTGCGTCTGGCCCGCTGCGTCGTGGAAGACGGCTGGCCGCTGCGCCGTGCTGCCGAACGCTTCCAGGTCTCGCCCACGACGGCCCAGCGGTGGGCCGGCCGCTACCGCGAGCTGGGCGAGGCAGGCATGACCGACCGGTCCTCGCGCCCGCATCACAGCCCGCGACGGACCCCGACCCGTACCGAGCGGCGGATCATCAAGGTCCGCGTCCTGCGCCGGTGGGGGCCGGCCCGTATCGCCTACCTCCTGGGGCTGAGCCCCGCGACCGTCCACCGGGCCCTGACCCGCTACGGCCTGGCCCGCCTGACCCATCTGGACCGTGCCACCGGCCGCGTCATACGCCGCTACGAACGTGAGCGCCCCGGCGAGCTGGTGCACGTCGACATCAAGAAGCTCGGCATCATCCCCGACGGCGGAGGCCACAAGACCCTCGGGCGTCAGGCTGGCCGCAAGACCCGCTCCGGCGTCGGCTACAGCTACCTGCACAACGCCGTCGATGACCACTCCCGCCTCGCCTACAGCGAGATCCTCTCTGACGAGAAGAAGGAGACCGCCGTCGGATTCTGGCAGCGCGCCCACGCGTTCTTCGCGCAGGCCGGAATCACCGTCGAACGAGTCCTGACCGACAACGGCGCCTGCCACAAATCCCATCTCTGGCGCAACTCCCTTGCCGGACAGGGGATTTCGCACAAGCGGACCCGCCCCTACCGGCCCCAGACCAATGGGAAGGTGGAGAGGTTCAACCGCACCCTCCTCGACGAATGGGCCTACGCCAAGGCCTACCGGAGCGAGGCCGAGCGACGCGACGCCTATCCCGCATGGCTGCACACCTACAATCACCACCGCGGACACACCGCGCTCAAGGGCCGACCACCCGCCAGCCGCGTCCCCAACCTCACGGGTCAGTACACCTAG
- a CDS encoding IS1380 family transposase: MKKRIGSYPRVRIEGGGSGVVSQAGGVLLVETARKTGLDTEISAALRPWRRPRAVHDPGKILLDVALAVALGGDCLADAGLLRAEPAVFGPVASDPTVSRLIDTLAAAGDKALTAIRSARAEVREYVWTLAKDAAPDRGGQVIVNLDGVLVLAHSDKQDAAATWKKSFGHHPLMGFVDHGSGGTGEPVAALLRPGNAGSNTAADHITATQLALAQLPKRHRRGRSTLIRTDSAGGTHEFLAWLTKRGRWLSYSVGMTITEQIHQAVLKVPASAWTPAVEPGGEIRDGAWTAELDGDTLKGWPKGMRLIVRKERPHPGAQLRFTDADGLRLTCFATNTTGGKITDLELRHRRRARAEDRIRNARATGLRNLPLHETAQNRIWLEIVQLALDLLAWMPMLALTGKPRLWEPRRLRLRLFSAAAQLITTARQRHLRFAHHWPWTDVITDAIRRLDTLPNPR, from the coding sequence GTGAAGAAGCGTATCGGGTCCTATCCGCGTGTCCGCATCGAGGGCGGCGGGAGCGGGGTGGTCTCGCAGGCTGGCGGAGTACTGCTGGTCGAGACTGCCCGTAAGACCGGCCTGGATACCGAGATATCGGCGGCGCTGAGGCCGTGGCGGCGGCCTCGGGCGGTGCACGATCCGGGCAAGATCCTGCTGGATGTGGCTCTCGCGGTCGCGCTGGGCGGGGACTGCCTGGCCGATGCGGGACTGCTGCGGGCCGAGCCGGCCGTGTTCGGGCCGGTGGCCTCCGACCCAACGGTCTCCCGGCTGATCGACACCCTCGCCGCGGCCGGGGACAAGGCCCTGACCGCGATCCGCTCGGCGCGCGCCGAAGTGCGCGAGTACGTCTGGACGTTGGCCAAAGATGCGGCGCCGGATAGGGGCGGCCAGGTGATTGTGAACCTGGACGGAGTGCTGGTCCTGGCCCACTCCGACAAGCAGGACGCGGCCGCGACCTGGAAGAAGTCGTTTGGACATCACCCCCTGATGGGCTTCGTCGACCACGGAAGCGGTGGCACCGGGGAGCCGGTGGCAGCACTGTTGCGGCCGGGGAACGCGGGATCCAACACCGCCGCCGACCACATCACCGCCACTCAACTCGCTTTGGCCCAGCTCCCCAAGCGTCACCGGCGCGGCCGGTCCACACTGATCCGTACCGACTCCGCGGGCGGCACCCATGAGTTCCTCGCCTGGCTCACGAAACGGGGCCGGTGGCTGTCGTACTCGGTCGGGATGACCATCACTGAGCAGATTCATCAGGCCGTGTTGAAGGTCCCGGCCTCCGCCTGGACCCCAGCGGTCGAGCCGGGCGGCGAGATCCGCGACGGCGCCTGGACCGCCGAACTCGACGGCGACACACTCAAGGGCTGGCCGAAGGGAATGCGGCTGATCGTCCGCAAGGAACGGCCCCACCCCGGCGCCCAGTTGCGCTTCACCGACGCCGACGGCCTGCGGCTCACCTGCTTCGCCACCAACACGACGGGCGGGAAGATCACGGACCTGGAACTGAGGCACCGCCGACGGGCGAGGGCAGAGGACCGCATTCGGAACGCACGGGCCACCGGCCTGCGGAACCTGCCCCTGCACGAGACCGCACAGAACCGGATCTGGCTGGAGATCGTCCAGCTCGCCCTCGACCTGCTCGCCTGGATGCCGATGCTCGCTCTGACCGGCAAACCCCGCCTCTGGGAGCCCCGCCGCCTGCGGTTGCGGCTGTTCTCCGCCGCTGCCCAACTCATCACCACCGCCCGCCAACGGCACCTGCGATTCGCCCACCACTGGCCATGGACCGACGTGATCACAGACGCGATCAGACGGCTCGACACCCTCCCGAACCCACGCTGA
- a CDS encoding HNH endonuclease: MHHIRHLKDLNVRGRAAKPAWAQMMAARRRKTLVVCRACHEGIHYSGRPSRQNS; encoded by the coding sequence GTGCATCACATTCGACACCTCAAGGACCTGAACGTCCGGGGGCGGGCTGCCAAGCCTGCCTGGGCTCAGATGATGGCCGCGCGTCGTCGGAAAACCCTGGTCGTCTGCCGTGCCTGCCACGAAGGAATCCACTACAGCGGACGTCCCTCGCGGCAGAACTCATGA
- a CDS encoding MarR family winged helix-turn-helix transcriptional regulator, whose protein sequence is MLREIEHELAERHRLSISEFDTLVNIPLKGTRLRELKDRVVLTQSAVSRLCDRLADRSLVTRSPLEEDMRGAMIHLTEAGRKLLRNAARTNAEVVERTFADRLTQTQLDSLREILDQLSTEQGRPKGCDITG, encoded by the coding sequence GTGCTCCGCGAGATCGAGCATGAGCTCGCGGAGCGCCATCGCCTCTCGATCAGCGAGTTCGACACCCTGGTGAACATCCCGCTCAAGGGCACGCGCCTGCGCGAACTCAAAGACCGGGTGGTCCTGACGCAGAGCGCGGTCAGTCGCCTGTGCGACAGGCTGGCCGACCGCAGCCTTGTCACACGCTCACCGCTGGAAGAGGACATGCGTGGTGCAATGATCCATCTCACCGAAGCAGGGCGGAAACTGCTCCGCAACGCTGCTCGCACCAATGCCGAGGTGGTGGAAAGGACGTTCGCCGACCGGCTGACACAGACCCAACTGGACTCACTGCGTGAAATCCTCGACCAGCTGAGCACGGAGCAGGGCCGGCCGAAAGGTTGCGACATCACCGGGTGA
- a CDS encoding TioE family transcriptional regulator has translation MGRNLQNGGQLRPIDLARRHGLSTQAIRNYEEAGILQAAGRTPHGYRTYTPLHARALGAFLALVPGHSHQTATSIMRAVNQGAVDDAFRLIDESHAQLLDDRRTLQAVESALRDLTPTTAPGPDAAVSGAGGTFIGPLARELGIRPATLRKWERAGLVRPRRDPLTGYRIYDEADVRDARLAHQLRRGGYLLEQIAPLIAQVRAAGGLEPLEAALCDWRGRLSARGRAMLTGAAELEAYLRERG, from the coding sequence GTGGGACGAAACCTTCAAAACGGTGGGCAGCTCAGGCCGATTGACCTGGCGCGCAGGCACGGTCTGTCCACGCAGGCCATCAGGAACTACGAAGAGGCCGGCATCCTTCAGGCCGCCGGTCGCACACCCCACGGTTACCGCACCTATACCCCGCTTCACGCGCGGGCCCTGGGCGCGTTCCTTGCCCTGGTGCCCGGCCACAGCCACCAGACGGCGACGTCGATCATGCGGGCCGTGAACCAGGGCGCGGTCGATGACGCCTTCCGCCTCATCGACGAGAGCCACGCCCAGCTACTCGACGACCGGCGGACACTCCAGGCCGTGGAGAGCGCCCTCCGCGACCTGACGCCCACCACGGCGCCCGGACCCGACGCGGCGGTGTCCGGGGCTGGCGGCACGTTCATCGGGCCGCTGGCACGGGAGCTCGGAATCCGGCCCGCGACGCTGCGCAAATGGGAGCGCGCCGGGCTGGTGCGCCCGCGCCGCGACCCGCTGACCGGGTACCGCATCTACGACGAGGCCGACGTACGGGACGCTCGGCTGGCCCACCAGCTCAGGCGGGGCGGCTATCTGCTGGAGCAGATCGCCCCGCTGATCGCCCAGGTGCGGGCGGCCGGCGGGCTGGAGCCGTTGGAGGCCGCACTGTGCGACTGGCGCGGTCGGCTGTCCGCCCGCGGGCGGGCGATGCTGACCGGGGCCGCCGAGTTGGAGGCGTACCTCCGCGAGCGCGGATGA
- a CDS encoding FUSC family protein, which produces MHGAKNLIAALLAWEFATLWIQGERPYVAVATALLMVNAATVYRSVTQAARSMATRAAGVLLALGTVWLLGSTAGSIAGIVGIALVAAGSRASDDRLQVASTAVLTLTAAAAAPVGHVVLTAIAALSGAVVGVAVNALIMPPIHLDESDDAVRDLARVMGALLRDMGHGLRERQHVARAHGWVEDGRGLGRRVAHARESVQQGQESLRWNTCWAVHPQHRPVTYGDMLNTLHGVSLQVRGIARTLADNVDDTHTDHHLGQQFLDRYAEMLKLAGQAVEAFVEVDSAARPAEAHEGLRAAIDRARGWHDTMTDLIGRGALVKPGAWHVYGSLMTDVERLLVDLDHAGRL; this is translated from the coding sequence GTGCACGGCGCCAAGAACCTGATCGCGGCGCTGCTCGCCTGGGAGTTCGCCACTCTCTGGATCCAGGGGGAGCGGCCGTATGTGGCTGTGGCCACCGCATTGCTCATGGTCAATGCCGCGACGGTGTATCGCTCCGTGACGCAGGCCGCGCGGAGCATGGCTACCCGGGCGGCGGGAGTGCTGTTGGCTCTCGGCACCGTGTGGCTGCTGGGATCCACCGCCGGGAGTATCGCGGGCATCGTGGGGATCGCCCTGGTGGCGGCCGGAAGCCGGGCTTCCGACGACCGGCTCCAGGTCGCATCGACGGCGGTTCTCACGCTCACCGCCGCAGCCGCGGCTCCGGTCGGGCACGTCGTCCTGACGGCGATCGCGGCGCTGAGCGGGGCGGTGGTGGGCGTTGCGGTGAACGCGCTGATCATGCCGCCGATACATCTGGACGAATCCGATGACGCGGTTCGAGACCTCGCCCGAGTCATGGGGGCATTGCTGCGAGACATGGGCCACGGGCTGCGGGAGCGGCAGCATGTCGCCCGCGCGCACGGCTGGGTGGAGGACGGGAGGGGGCTGGGGCGGCGGGTCGCGCACGCGCGCGAGAGCGTGCAGCAGGGACAGGAGAGTCTGCGCTGGAACACCTGCTGGGCGGTGCATCCACAGCACCGGCCTGTGACCTACGGTGACATGCTCAATACATTGCATGGCGTATCACTCCAGGTGCGCGGCATTGCTCGAACGCTGGCCGACAACGTGGACGACACCCACACCGACCACCACCTGGGACAGCAGTTCCTCGATCGGTACGCCGAGATGCTCAAGTTGGCAGGGCAGGCCGTCGAGGCGTTCGTCGAGGTCGACAGCGCAGCCCGCCCGGCGGAAGCCCATGAGGGACTGCGTGCAGCGATCGACCGTGCCCGGGGGTGGCACGACACCATGACCGACCTCATCGGCCGGGGCGCATTGGTCAAGCCGGGTGCCTGGCATGTCTACGGATCCCTTATGACCGACGTGGAGCGTCTCCTGGTCGATCTGGACCATGCCGGCAGGCTCTGA
- a CDS encoding DeoR/GlpR family DNA-binding transcription regulator, which translates to MYAPERQQVILRLARESGRVDVLSLAEEFQVTAETVRRDLKALDRAGLLRRVHGGAIPAGRLDFEPELAERDAVAIDEKERIAAAALGELPTDGSVIIDAGSTAARLAAAIPLDAHLTVVTHALPVAARLADHPGIALHLVGGRVRHRTRAAVDAWALNAYSEINADVVFLATNGFSPKGGLTTPDLAEAAVKRAMISAARRVVLLADSAKFGQEHFARFGDLAQIDLLITDTGLGSDDALVIEGQGPEVVRA; encoded by the coding sequence ATGTATGCACCGGAGCGGCAGCAAGTGATCCTCCGCCTCGCCCGCGAGAGCGGCCGCGTCGACGTGCTGTCCCTGGCCGAGGAGTTCCAGGTCACCGCCGAGACCGTGCGGCGTGACCTGAAGGCCCTCGACCGGGCCGGGCTGCTGCGGCGCGTCCATGGCGGTGCGATCCCGGCCGGGCGGCTCGACTTCGAGCCTGAGCTCGCCGAGCGCGATGCGGTGGCCATCGATGAGAAGGAACGCATCGCGGCCGCCGCGCTCGGCGAACTCCCCACCGACGGCAGTGTGATCATCGACGCGGGCAGCACGGCCGCCCGACTGGCCGCGGCCATCCCGCTCGACGCCCACCTCACCGTGGTCACCCATGCACTGCCGGTCGCCGCCCGGCTCGCCGACCACCCCGGCATCGCGCTGCATCTCGTCGGCGGCCGGGTCCGGCATCGTACCCGTGCCGCTGTCGATGCCTGGGCGTTGAACGCCTACAGCGAGATCAACGCCGACGTCGTCTTCCTCGCCACCAACGGCTTCTCGCCGAAGGGCGGTCTGACCACGCCGGACCTGGCCGAGGCCGCCGTCAAGCGCGCAATGATCTCTGCCGCCCGGCGGGTCGTACTCCTGGCCGACTCCGCCAAGTTCGGCCAGGAACACTTCGCCCGCTTCGGCGACCTCGCGCAGATCGATCTGCTCATCACCGACACCGGACTCGGCTCCGACGATGCCCTTGTCATCGAAGGCCAGGGCCCGGAAGTAGTACGCGCATGA
- the pfkB gene encoding 1-phosphofructokinase, producing MILTVTPNPSLDRTYELPGLTRGAVLRATDDRVDPGGKGINVSRAVAAAGHRTIAVAPLGGPEGALLARLLGEHGIEAAGVPIAGSTRINVTLVEPDGTLTKVNAVGPEITMAEAEALLDAVQTRSATTDWIACCGSLPRGLPPQWYAELVARSHRAGARIALDTSGAALTAALRERPDVVKPNAEELAEAVGRPLATVGDAVKAAQELRERGARSVLASLGADGQLLVDDAGTYFGSARVDAVRSNVGAGDASLAGFLAANGKGPAALAAAVAHGAAAVQLPGSVMPTPAELDLSAVTTTTDIPLDRPLTEPTS from the coding sequence ATGATCCTCACCGTCACCCCCAATCCAAGCCTGGACCGTACGTACGAGCTGCCCGGGCTGACCCGCGGTGCCGTGCTGAGGGCCACGGACGACCGAGTCGACCCCGGCGGCAAAGGCATCAACGTCTCGCGCGCTGTCGCGGCAGCCGGCCACCGCACGATCGCTGTCGCACCGCTCGGCGGGCCTGAGGGCGCACTGCTCGCCCGGCTGCTCGGCGAACACGGCATCGAGGCGGCCGGAGTACCGATCGCCGGCAGCACCCGTATCAACGTCACGCTCGTCGAACCCGACGGAACGCTCACCAAGGTCAACGCGGTAGGCCCGGAGATCACCATGGCCGAGGCGGAGGCCCTGCTGGATGCGGTACAGACCCGGTCGGCCACCACGGACTGGATCGCCTGCTGCGGCAGTCTGCCCCGTGGGCTGCCCCCGCAGTGGTACGCCGAGCTGGTGGCCCGGAGCCACCGCGCCGGGGCCCGGATCGCCCTCGACACCTCCGGCGCGGCGCTGACCGCGGCGCTGCGGGAGCGCCCCGATGTGGTCAAGCCGAACGCGGAGGAGCTCGCCGAGGCCGTCGGTCGCCCGTTGGCGACGGTGGGCGACGCCGTGAAGGCGGCCCAGGAGCTGCGCGAGCGCGGTGCCCGATCCGTTCTGGCCAGCCTCGGGGCCGACGGGCAGCTGCTGGTCGACGATGCGGGTACATACTTCGGCAGCGCCCGGGTGGACGCGGTCCGCAGCAACGTCGGAGCGGGCGACGCCTCCCTCGCGGGCTTCCTCGCCGCGAATGGAAAGGGCCCGGCCGCGCTCGCCGCGGCTGTCGCCCACGGCGCGGCGGCAGTGCAGCTGCCCGGCAGCGTCATGCCGACCCCCGCGGAACTCGACCTGTCGGCGGTCACCACGACCACCGACATCCCCCTGGACCGGCCCCTGACGGAGCCGACTTCATGA
- a CDS encoding PTS fructose transporter subunit IIABC — MSELITAALVDLDLSAETKYDAARSLAERMVTEGRVTDLDGFLADVAAREAQMPTGLDGGIGIPHCRSEHVTTPTLAFGRSEGGIDFGAADGPADLIFLIAAPAGADDDHLTILSALARRLMDPDFTGALRAERDPGAAAALIRGEEAVPAGPAPDASPADGATADGPASDSGATADEPFRIVAVTSCPTGIAHTYMAAESLAAAARAEDVVLDVETQGSAGFERLDPALIAAADAVIWAHDVEVREKARFDGKPIVDTGVKAGINRPATLIAEARRKAEHGETSTVAGGAAQQGDGASAGGDHAHFGIRLRTYLMSGVSYMVPFVAAGGLLIALSFAIGGYEIASAKSVADHFVWGEADSWAALLNQIGTAAFAFLVPVLAGYIAYGMADRPALVPGFVGGAIALTINAGFLGGLAAGLLAGGVVMAIQRVKVHPTLRGIMPVLVIPLLASVVVGFLMFIVVGKPIASLQRALTDGLNGLSGSNAIILGIVLGLMMCFDMGGPLNKVAYAFAVGGLADPTPGSLKVMAAVMAAGMVPPLAMALATTVRGRLFSKTERENGRAAWVLGASFISEGAIPFAAADPLRVIPSVMAGGAVTGALSMAFGCTLRAPHGGIFVVPLIGDPFLYLLAIAAGTAVATALVVLLKGMRRAAEAPAPATEESKISVAA, encoded by the coding sequence TTGAGTGAACTGATCACCGCGGCACTGGTCGATCTCGATCTGTCCGCCGAGACGAAGTACGACGCCGCCCGGTCACTGGCCGAGCGAATGGTCACCGAGGGCCGCGTCACCGACCTCGACGGCTTCCTCGCCGACGTGGCCGCCCGTGAGGCACAGATGCCGACCGGCCTGGACGGCGGCATCGGCATCCCGCACTGCCGCAGCGAGCATGTCACCACGCCCACGCTCGCCTTCGGCCGCAGCGAGGGCGGCATCGACTTCGGCGCGGCTGACGGCCCCGCCGATCTGATCTTCCTGATAGCGGCGCCTGCCGGGGCCGACGACGACCACCTCACCATCCTTTCCGCCCTGGCACGACGGCTGATGGACCCGGACTTCACGGGCGCACTGCGAGCGGAGCGTGACCCGGGCGCCGCCGCGGCCCTGATCCGCGGCGAGGAGGCCGTTCCGGCCGGCCCGGCTCCGGACGCCTCGCCAGCGGACGGTGCAACAGCGGACGGCCCTGCCTCTGACAGCGGTGCAACGGCCGACGAACCCTTCCGGATCGTCGCCGTCACGTCATGTCCGACCGGCATCGCACACACCTACATGGCCGCCGAGTCACTGGCAGCCGCGGCCCGCGCCGAGGACGTGGTGCTCGACGTCGAGACGCAGGGCTCAGCCGGGTTCGAGAGGCTCGATCCGGCGCTCATCGCCGCTGCCGACGCGGTCATCTGGGCGCATGACGTCGAGGTGCGCGAGAAGGCACGGTTCGACGGCAAACCCATCGTCGACACCGGGGTCAAGGCAGGGATCAACCGACCTGCCACGCTGATCGCCGAAGCCAGGCGGAAGGCTGAACACGGCGAGACCAGCACCGTCGCGGGCGGCGCCGCTCAGCAGGGCGACGGAGCCTCCGCCGGCGGTGACCACGCACACTTCGGGATCCGGTTGCGCACCTACCTGATGTCCGGCGTCAGTTACATGGTGCCGTTCGTCGCCGCAGGCGGCCTCCTCATCGCACTGTCGTTTGCCATCGGCGGCTACGAGATCGCCAGTGCCAAGTCCGTCGCGGACCACTTCGTCTGGGGAGAGGCCGACAGCTGGGCCGCTCTGCTCAACCAGATCGGCACCGCCGCATTCGCCTTCCTTGTGCCGGTGCTGGCCGGATACATCGCGTACGGAATGGCGGACCGGCCCGCGCTCGTCCCCGGGTTCGTCGGCGGTGCCATCGCGCTCACCATCAACGCGGGCTTCCTCGGCGGCCTCGCGGCGGGTCTGCTCGCCGGTGGGGTGGTGATGGCGATCCAACGTGTGAAGGTCCATCCCACGCTGCGCGGCATCATGCCGGTGCTGGTGATTCCTCTCCTCGCCTCGGTGGTCGTCGGTTTCCTGATGTTCATCGTTGTCGGCAAGCCGATCGCCTCGCTCCAACGAGCCCTGACCGACGGCCTCAACGGGCTCTCCGGCTCGAACGCGATCATTCTCGGCATCGTCCTCGGCCTGATGATGTGCTTCGACATGGGTGGGCCGCTCAACAAGGTGGCGTACGCCTTCGCGGTCGGCGGCCTGGCCGATCCGACGCCCGGCAGCCTCAAGGTGATGGCCGCGGTGATGGCGGCCGGCATGGTGCCGCCGCTGGCCATGGCACTCGCAACCACCGTACGCGGCAGGCTGTTCAGCAAGACCGAGCGGGAGAACGGCAGGGCGGCCTGGGTGCTGGGCGCGTCCTTCATCAGCGAGGGTGCGATCCCGTTCGCGGCAGCCGACCCCCTCCGGGTGATCCCGTCGGTGATGGCCGGCGGCGCGGTCACCGGTGCGCTGTCGATGGC